TCACGTGTCATCATGTGAAAAATGCATTCTAgccaattaaaaatttttttatttttttaaattaaattttaaataaaaataataaatatttttaaatattttattttataaaactttaataaaaaatttaaaataattataattaaatttcaaacgaatttaaatttaaaataatctaTTATAGATTTAAATTGAGTTTAAGTTTTCTGTATAAatatactatttaaatttatttatataaataattaatttaatataaaaaatattttataataatatttataaattttttatgtatttttatttaaaagattaaaatttaaatattttttaaaaatattaaaattttttatatgaaaattattaataaaaaatatttttatataaattactaattaaaatatataaaattaaatgaattcacatttatttaaataataataataataatagaatttgaaatgaatttatataatttaaattaatttttaatagtttaaatattattaatataaattaaatttaaatttaaatttaaatagtttaattttgttCGATATTTCACCCGTTTACATTTTTAATTTCGGATCGTGGAAAATGGATACCTCCTTTTTTAGATTTCTAGAATATCCATTCAGTGTTAACACGTGTCCATCATATTGGTGACTCATTATGCCTTTCGTGATGGTTCATGCACCGAAGAGAGCCCTCTCTCTCTATCTATCTTACTCTAGTGCCTCTTGGATAAGGTCGGCCGCATGATGGAGGCACGTGGCCTCCTTTTAACGGTGATAAGCATAAAGTGGGTCCCTTCAATTCAACAGTGAGAAAAGGACGACCGTACTTATCTCTCTGTTACTATACCCTATATAAACAGCTCCCATGCCGTAAATCCAAGGgaaaaaggggaaaaagaaaagaagaaaaacagaGAAAATTCTAGCCCATTTTCTCTCAAACCAAACAAACATTTCATTCTGATTTCCTGTCTAAAGATTGTAAATTTGCGGCCTGAAAATGGGAGTGCAAGAAACTGACCCCCTTTCTCAATTGAGCTTACCTCCGGGTTTTCGGTTCTACCCGACCGATGAGGAGCTTCTGGTGCAGTATTTGTGCAAGAAAGTTGCTGGTCACCAATTTTCTTTGCAAATTATTGGTGAAATCGACTTATACAAGTTTGATCCGTGGGTCTTACCAAGTAAGATTTCATCCTGGCAAGAACTTTACCCATGATTCTGTTTAACGTTTATTTTACTGATTGGGTTTTGTTTGCTCCTGTTCATGTGTTACAGGCAAAGCATTGTTTGGGGAGAAAGAATGGTACTTTTTCAGCCCTAGAGACCGAAAGTATCCAAACGGGTCACGACCCAATCGGGTTGCAGGATCCGGATATTGGAAGGCCACTGGAACCGATAAAATTATCACCACAGAAGGGCGTAaagttggtatcaagaaagcttTAGTGTTCTACGTTGGCAAAGCTCCAAAAGGGACTAAAACGAATTGGATCATGCACGAGTATCGCCTCTTAGAATCCTCTCGCAAAATGGGGAGCTCAAGGGTATTGAAACCAACCTGTTCTTCACGTTTTTGGTGTAATTTGTGAATTTTAAGTACTTTGTTATTGAATTTTTGTTTCCTGTGCTGGCAGCTTGATGATTGGGTTCTATGTCGTATCTATAAGAAAAACTCGGGTGCTCAAAAGCCAATTTCAAGTTTTTCGAGCAAAGAGTATAGCAACAAtggatcatcatcttcttcctcttcccatcTGGATGATGTTTTGGATTCGTTGCCAGAGATCGACGACCGTT
The genomic region above belongs to Manihot esculenta cultivar AM560-2 chromosome 3, M.esculenta_v8, whole genome shotgun sequence and contains:
- the LOC110610532 gene encoding NAC domain-containing protein JA2L, producing MGVQETDPLSQLSLPPGFRFYPTDEELLVQYLCKKVAGHQFSLQIIGEIDLYKFDPWVLPSKALFGEKEWYFFSPRDRKYPNGSRPNRVAGSGYWKATGTDKIITTEGRKVGIKKALVFYVGKAPKGTKTNWIMHEYRLLESSRKMGSSRLDDWVLCRIYKKNSGAQKPISSFSSKEYSNNGSSSSSSSHLDDVLDSLPEIDDRFFALPATNSLKTTQPLEEKLNFNGLGSGNFDWASLAGLNSGPELVPSGQTHTQTQGMVNYPSNSNDMYVPSLPQQTGLSGSKLSINSIEEEVHSGVRTQRVDNVGVFQQNSGLSTHNFSNPLDPYGFRYSAQSGNGFGFRQN